The Canis lupus familiaris isolate Mischka breed German Shepherd chromosome 27, alternate assembly UU_Cfam_GSD_1.0, whole genome shotgun sequence genome window below encodes:
- the LOC102155349 gene encoding uncharacterized protein LOC102155349 isoform X1, giving the protein MAPPKGGSELGAKLGAPGFRTQGAATGPCVRAGRAGRAGRAAGAAGAARTAGSRALRALRALRALRASPTSRQPRGAPRRKSGREPESLTSALCKPVTSGRRRRGPAGWGWGRGRWTGLPEPASERGSSPRSALDAFDPCHCGGDSRHRGSAREPCGPGYVEPVQDLQASITRTPKHVNRRFPGWCVCRAVFREAGDGWVHLDSRKGPDVNTYWVAAMCKIPCSARWSQ; this is encoded by the exons ATGGCTCCCCCAAAAGGCGGCTCCGAACTTGGCGCGAAGTTGGGGGCTCCCGGGTTCCGGACCCAGGGCGCTGCCACGGGGCCCTGCGTCCGCGCGGGGAGggccgggcgcgcggggcgggcggcgggggcggcgggggcggcccgcACTGCTGGGAGCCGAGCCCTGCGAGCCCTGCGAGCCCTGCGAGCCCTGCGCGCGAGCCCAACCTCTCGCCAGCCGCGCGGG GCTCCCAGAAGGAAGTCGGGACGCGAGCCGGAGTCGTTGACGTCGGCGCTCTGCAAGCCCGTGACCTCGGGGAGGAGGAGGCGAGGgcccgcggggtgggggtgggggcgggggcggtggacGGGGCTCCCCGAACCTGCCTCCGAGCGGGGCAGCTCTCCGAGGTCAGCCTTGGACGCCTTTGACCCGTGTCACTGCGGAGGGGACAGCCGCCACCGCGGCTCAGCCCGGGAACCCTGCGGGCCAGGCTACGTGGAGCCAGTGCAGGATCTTCAAGCATCAATTACTCGGACTCCAAA GCACGTGAACCGCAGGTTTCCGGGATGGTGTGTCTGCAGAGCTGTGTTCAGAGAAGCTGGTGATGGATGGGTCCATTTGGACTCCCGGAAAGGGCCAGACG